From Lentisphaera araneosa HTCC2155, one genomic window encodes:
- a CDS encoding glycosyltransferase has translation MVDDYSSDSSLELAKRRSEQDSRIKVFQHDKNSGKGAALRTGFQKATGDFVAVQDADLEYDPKDLLRLIEPLKNGKADVCLGSRFHSNSEHRVLNFWHSMGNKFLTYCSNICSDLYLTDMETCYKVFKREVIQSIDIKENRFGFEPEVIAKIAAKRIPVYEMGISYYGRSYDEGKKIGAKDGFRALYCILKYNFSGRSIPMQAFMYFFIGLSAAVFNFIVFKSLYSLMDVNTNYAAPIAFISAAGLNYLLCQIIFTRKSWSRFTELIVYSLVVSVVCIVDWYITKSAINAGVNSTWAKILATGIAFIFNFLGRRFIVFK, from the coding sequence ATTGTTGATGATTATTCAAGTGATAGTAGCCTAGAGCTAGCAAAGCGTCGATCAGAGCAAGACTCAAGAATAAAAGTTTTTCAACACGATAAAAATAGTGGTAAAGGCGCAGCCCTCCGCACAGGCTTCCAAAAAGCCACCGGTGATTTTGTCGCTGTTCAAGATGCCGACCTCGAGTACGACCCCAAAGACCTACTTCGATTAATTGAACCCCTTAAAAATGGTAAAGCTGACGTTTGTTTGGGCTCTCGATTCCATTCTAACTCCGAACACCGCGTCCTCAATTTTTGGCACTCTATGGGCAATAAATTTTTAACTTATTGTTCAAATATCTGTTCTGATCTTTATTTAACCGATATGGAAACTTGTTATAAAGTCTTTAAAAGAGAAGTCATCCAAAGTATTGATATTAAAGAAAATCGTTTTGGATTTGAGCCAGAGGTCATTGCGAAAATTGCTGCCAAACGAATCCCCGTTTATGAAATGGGCATTTCTTATTATGGGCGTTCTTATGACGAAGGAAAAAAAATCGGTGCCAAAGATGGTTTTAGAGCACTCTATTGTATTCTGAAATACAACTTCTCTGGACGTTCTATCCCCATGCAAGCCTTCATGTATTTTTTTATTGGCTTAAGTGCAGCAGTTTTTAACTTTATAGTTTTTAAATCACTCTATTCACTTATGGATGTAAATACAAATTACGCTGCCCCTATTGCTTTTATTTCTGCGGCAGGATTAAACTACCTACTCTGTCAAATTATTTTTACACGAAAATCATGGAGCCGTTTCACTGAGTTGATTGTCTACTCTCTGGTCGTGTCAGTAGTGTGCATCGTAGATTGGTACATAACCAAATCAGCCATCAATGCAGGAGTCAACTCAACGTGGGCAAAAATACTTGCTACGGGTATAGCATTTATTTTTAATTTTCTCGGCCGCCGCTTTATTGTTTTTAAATAA